From a single Sporosarcina oncorhynchi genomic region:
- a CDS encoding cytochrome P450, whose amino-acid sequence MISGAVTSPIDHVKGISNRNESEKWAKDLIEEARKHPVPGKGNHALYTFAHATNLDGELLPVEVAAVELLNIIRPTVALTVWMALMGHALFANRDVYDALKKDFDNLQDPFIQEMRRYYPFFPMLPAIAVNDVEVDGYLIPKDSWVVLDLYGSNHDERAIKSPEQFDMARYVGKAKDLSYEEEYEMIAQGGGRFRDMHRCAGEWITLHSMRVFSDQLVNAFEFTVSEQDWTIPMNQFPTYPNSKALLFKD is encoded by the coding sequence ATGATTAGTGGTGCGGTAACTTCCCCGATTGACCATGTGAAAGGGATATCCAATCGAAATGAGTCAGAAAAATGGGCGAAGGATTTGATTGAAGAAGCACGGAAACATCCTGTCCCGGGTAAAGGGAATCATGCGTTGTATACGTTTGCGCATGCAACAAATCTTGACGGGGAATTGTTACCGGTTGAGGTGGCGGCTGTTGAATTATTAAATATAATTCGTCCAACTGTCGCGTTAACCGTGTGGATGGCTTTAATGGGACATGCACTTTTCGCCAACAGGGATGTGTATGATGCGTTAAAGAAAGACTTTGATAACTTGCAAGATCCTTTCATCCAAGAAATGCGCCGTTACTATCCATTTTTCCCGATGCTGCCGGCGATAGCAGTAAACGATGTGGAAGTGGACGGATACCTGATTCCTAAAGACAGTTGGGTTGTGTTAGATCTCTACGGGAGTAACCATGATGAGCGGGCAATCAAATCTCCTGAACAATTTGATATGGCTCGGTATGTAGGGAAGGCAAAAGACCTTTCGTATGAGGAAGAATATGAAATGATTGCGCAAGGTGGCGGTAGATTCAGAGACATGCACCGCTGTGCCGGGGAGTGGATTACACTTCATAGCATGCGTGTCTTTTCTGATCAGCTTGTGAATGCATTCGAATTTACGGTGTCAGAGCAAGATTGGACAATCCCGATGAATCAGTTCCCTACTTATCCAAATAGCAAAGCGCTGTTATTTAAAGATTGA
- a CDS encoding cytochrome P450 codes for MKQVPETKIKLTELKELYNKGYHLLGELREDVGAPVVRAKFLTKDITVIYGEAAARKFYDPANFKREGAMPKPVLKTLFGEDGVQTLDGQEHHHRKNYFMDLMTPERMEDYRNILAAKLSQELEKQHGEFELFDLANRVLFTAICEWSGINLERYDAETIDKLAKTKFR; via the coding sequence GTGAAACAAGTGCCAGAAACAAAAATAAAACTAACAGAGTTAAAGGAGTTATATAATAAAGGCTATCATCTTTTAGGCGAGCTTCGAGAGGACGTTGGGGCGCCTGTAGTAAGAGCGAAGTTTTTAACGAAAGACATCACGGTCATTTACGGAGAAGCTGCAGCCCGAAAATTTTACGATCCGGCAAACTTTAAACGCGAGGGAGCCATGCCGAAGCCCGTTTTAAAAACGCTTTTTGGCGAAGATGGTGTCCAAACATTAGATGGTCAAGAGCACCATCATCGCAAAAATTACTTTATGGACTTAATGACACCCGAGAGGATGGAAGATTACCGTAATATCCTCGCGGCAAAGTTGTCACAAGAACTAGAGAAGCAGCATGGAGAATTTGAGCTGTTTGATTTGGCTAATCGGGTTTTATTTACAGCGATTTGTGAATGGTCCGGCATTAACTTGGAGCGATATGATGCCGAAACGATCGACAAGCTTGCTAAAACCAAATTTCGATGA
- a CDS encoding DUF2243 domain-containing protein: MQRKPVTNWANRKKFQTKNLWAGILFGLGFVAFVDETVFHQLLHWHKFYDKSTVALGLVSDGLFHAFSWFATVGALYLVADLRRRDALWHKVFWGGKLIGGGAFQLYDGTIQHKVMRIHQIRYDVDLVPYDVVWNGSAVVMIAAGLLLLRSANQDARGTKQVEPRVA, encoded by the coding sequence ATGCAAAGAAAGCCTGTGACAAATTGGGCGAATCGAAAAAAGTTCCAAACAAAGAACTTATGGGCGGGGATTTTATTCGGTTTGGGATTTGTGGCGTTTGTAGATGAGACGGTGTTTCATCAGCTGCTGCATTGGCATAAGTTCTATGACAAGTCGACAGTAGCTCTGGGGCTTGTATCAGATGGATTGTTTCATGCCTTTAGTTGGTTCGCGACGGTTGGCGCGCTCTATTTGGTAGCAGACCTGCGACGGCGAGATGCATTATGGCATAAGGTTTTCTGGGGAGGCAAGCTAATCGGAGGCGGTGCTTTTCAGCTATATGACGGTACCATTCAACACAAAGTCATGCGCATCCATCAAATTCGGTATGATGTCGATCTTGTCCCGTATGATGTCGTATGGAACGGGTCAGCAGTTGTAATGATTGCGGCGGGTCTACTGCTTTTGCGTTCAGCAAACCAAGACGCAAGAGGCACAAAGCAGGTGGAACCTCGTGTCGCATGA
- a CDS encoding cytochrome c oxidase assembly protein, with protein MSHESDVVVTDWLFGMLAFAAIALYLYGVYRSDREKHLRRWPRLRIVFWISGAIISASALIGPLAVLSHAYFTWHMAGHLFLGMLGPLLLALGAPVTLLLRTLPVQQARRVSRFLRGRFARFYIHPVTAAVLNIGGLWLLYTTDLFAMMHDHLWLYILVHIHVFTAGYLFTVSMLSIDPVSRRFSYPFRTVVFVLALAGHGILSKFLYAYPPHGVPVEEARAGAMLMYYGGDAVDLIIIALLFRSWYRSAGTRLTIVPNATPL; from the coding sequence GTGTCGCATGAATCGGATGTAGTTGTAACGGATTGGCTGTTCGGAATGCTAGCATTCGCTGCAATTGCATTGTATCTATATGGTGTCTATCGGTCTGATCGAGAGAAGCATCTGCGAAGGTGGCCCCGTCTGCGTATCGTTTTCTGGATATCTGGCGCAATTATTTCAGCAAGTGCGCTAATCGGTCCGCTGGCAGTCTTGTCGCATGCGTATTTCACTTGGCATATGGCGGGGCATTTATTCCTTGGGATGCTCGGCCCTCTTTTACTGGCACTTGGAGCACCTGTCACACTGTTGCTCCGGACGTTGCCGGTTCAACAGGCGCGTAGGGTGAGCCGCTTTCTCAGAGGTCGGTTCGCACGTTTTTATATTCATCCAGTCACCGCCGCCGTGCTGAACATCGGTGGGCTGTGGCTACTGTATACAACTGATCTATTTGCAATGATGCACGATCATCTGTGGCTATATATATTGGTCCATATCCACGTATTTACAGCGGGCTATTTGTTTACGGTGTCCATGCTGTCGATTGATCCGGTATCACGCCGATTCAGTTATCCGTTCCGAACAGTCGTATTCGTTCTAGCGCTTGCAGGCCACGGCATACTCTCAAAGTTTCTGTACGCCTACCCGCCACACGGAGTACCTGTTGAAGAAGCACGTGCAGGAGCGATGTTGATGTATTACGGAGGTGATGCAGTGGATTTGATTATTATTGCATTGCTGTTTAGAAGTTGGTATCGATCAGCCGGAACACGCCTCACCATCGTTCCGAACGCTACGCCATTGTAA